A single Vicugna pacos chromosome 15, VicPac4, whole genome shotgun sequence DNA region contains:
- the LOC140685803 gene encoding uncharacterized protein, which produces MSQWLRLWGPAAARGGRRERSAPRSGVSGPERPLRAGVGLHPPGPPLRSGAGGVLTRPPPSSQRLLPAPPRGLGLWSRTHRSAAVTTGQRPREKLGGNTVTSIVSSQTRAPAPKSRREGSRVRESAPTQPAVRAAARNHREVVRTEGIAASATGLRPARLLPGEHGPVLRGRAGPVRSAPLAAQLTPSPSQLGDPRASSWPPREGRGDPALTAGGGRASARGLLPPRTETPPAPSPVSETVPAPGKALLAAKLAEVAAASSRVHVGLKEKERNCNPQPFLSTVHVLRACVVGEVRGFGLPRVQALGLSPGPRVCRALSCAPPGTPAQSRNPSPDTTRRSDSPG; this is translated from the coding sequence ATGTCACAGTGGCTCCGTCTCTGGGGCCCTGCGGCGGCCCGCGGcggcaggagggagaggagcgCACCCCGCTCCGGTGTCAGCGGCCCCGAGCGCCCTCTCAGGGCCGGCGTCGGCCTGCACCCTCCCGGGCCTCCCCTCAGGTCAGGAGCAGGAGGGGTCCTCACCCGGCCCCCCCCCAGCTCCCAGcggctcctccctgcccccccccggGGGCTGGGTCTGTGGTCCCGCACGCACAGGAGCGCTGCTGTGACGACAGGACAGCGTCCACGTGAGAAGCTCGGGGGAAACACAGTTACAAGCATCGTCTCCTCCCAAACCAGAGCACCTGCCCCCAAAagcaggagagaaggaagcagagtaCGCGAATCTGCACCGACCCAGCCCGCGGTGCGCGCTGCGGCGCGGAACCACCGGGAGGTGGTCAGAACGGAAGGAATCGCCGCCTCAGCCACCGGGCTCCGCCCAGCACGCCTGCTCCCAGGGGAGCACGGCCCGGTCCTCCGGGGACGGGCCGGGCCGGTCCGGTCGGCACCACTGGCCGCGCagctcacccccagccccagtcaGCTGGGGGACCCCCGCGCGAGCTCGTGGCCTCCACGCGAAGGACGCGGAGACCCCGCCCTCACAGCAGGAGGCGGACGCGCATCTGCCCGCGGGCTCCTCCCTCCCAGGACGGAgacgccccccgcccccagccccgtcTCAGAGACGGTTCCAGCCCCGGGAAAGGCGCTCCTGGCTGCAAAGCTGGCCGAAGTCGCAGCTGCTTCCTCACGGGTCCACGTGGGTCTCAAAGAGAAGGAGCGGAACTGCAATCCCCAGCCTTTCCTTTCAACAGTCCACGTGCTCCGAGCATGTGTTGTCGGGGAGGTGCGCGGGTTTGGTTTACCTCGAGTGCAGGCGCTGGGACTGAGCCCAGGGCCCCGTGTGTGCCGAGCCCTGAGCTGCGCCCCGCCCGGGACCCCTGCTCAGAGCCGGAATCCGAGCCCCGACACGACACGCAGGAGCGACTCGCCCGGCTAG